One window of the Acaryochloris sp. CCMEE 5410 genome contains the following:
- the smc gene encoding chromosome segregation protein SMC, with protein sequence MFVKQLELSHFKSFGSTTAIPLLPGFTVVSGPNGSGKSNLLDALLFALGLAGSRGMRAERLPDLVNHAQIKRGHAIAETRVTVTFELSPQELEELAAAEAAEAEEAERHTNTSNVSTIPKPDTATNLAPNEWQVTRKLRVTKQGTYTSSYAINGESCTLTQLHEQLNRRRIYPEGYNVVLQGDVTSIISMNARQRREIIDELAGVANFDRRINQAKDKLDAVKEQEERSRIVEQELNDQCERLARDRIKAEKYQKLRAELQSKAAWEGVLAWRDLQAQIDKKQKQLATEQQTQAKLEIEATALATELAEISQKLETLNAQVKALGEEEHLALQAQIATQEAELKQLQRQQAELEQSQEQIAQSIVNRQQQLQTLQAEIQQVGEQRQTLETTEIPRLTQARNQAQEALDTTRQQAQAIAQSADAWIEQQSHLNQQIKTVLQALEPQRAEQAQLQERVQQLDRQSDLQQQSVEQIAQEVTETQTQLEAAEAEVLKRQEQVQDCAGEIAEIDHDINTQQETQNRLLREQQEKQRQLDKLEAQEQAQQEVQGTHATHIIRKAKLAGVHGLVAQLGQVDAHYQTALEIAAGGRLGCLVVDDDAVASAGIELLKRERGGRATFLPLNKMRPPKGLPSLTASGAIDFAIELIDFDPIYEPIFAYVFGNTVVFKTLSDARRHIGKYRMVTLDGELLEPTGAMTGGSRNRHNTLHFGTGEAGESAAIMALKQRLSEIATLLQPIENKIEQTQAKLASKHQELSGLRQQHREAQLKTEQLQKELKVLADRQAHLEKQRQTYGSDLKGAQDRLQTLQTDLPQKETELEQLRDALEELEQSQTHGEWKTLQNQIQGQESIVAGREQALREVQQQIQELTSQQERLQEKQEQAEVTLQTLQTQTETQATQKAENQDQQKQIEATIATLRTELAKLEERLGSEKQERDRVEKHLQERTAAHQQLLWQIQKTQDKQQEHQELIQQLQTQLQAKAAELPDPLPEIPEDLTLEQLREELQKLQKRLQAMEPVNMLAIEEYERTQERLVELTEKLTTLESERTELLLRIENFRTLRYQSFREAYDAIDVNFQSIFAELSDGDGHLQLDNPEDPFQGGLNLVAHPKGKPVQRLASMSGGEKSLTALSFIFALQRYRPSPFYAFDEVDMFLDGANVERLSKMIQKQAKQAQFIVVSLRRPMIEASDRTIGVTQARGTHTQVIGMQLRPTVTEPATPVEAS encoded by the coding sequence GCAACGTATCAACGATACCAAAACCGGATACGGCAACCAATCTTGCCCCCAATGAATGGCAGGTAACCCGCAAGCTAAGGGTGACCAAACAAGGCACTTATACTTCCTCCTATGCCATCAATGGTGAGTCCTGTACCCTCACCCAGCTCCACGAGCAGCTCAATCGCCGTCGGATTTATCCAGAGGGGTATAACGTCGTCCTCCAGGGGGACGTTACCAGCATCATTTCCATGAATGCCCGCCAGCGGCGAGAAATTATTGATGAGCTAGCCGGGGTAGCTAACTTTGATCGCCGCATCAACCAGGCCAAAGACAAACTAGATGCGGTTAAGGAGCAGGAAGAGCGCTCTCGCATCGTTGAGCAGGAACTGAATGATCAGTGCGAAAGACTCGCCCGCGATCGTATCAAAGCCGAAAAGTATCAGAAACTGCGCGCGGAACTGCAATCGAAAGCGGCTTGGGAAGGGGTATTGGCCTGGCGCGACCTACAAGCCCAGATTGACAAGAAGCAAAAACAGCTAGCCACAGAACAACAAACCCAAGCCAAGCTAGAGATCGAAGCAACCGCCCTCGCCACAGAATTAGCAGAGATCTCCCAGAAGCTGGAAACCCTTAATGCCCAAGTCAAAGCGTTAGGGGAAGAAGAACATCTCGCCCTCCAAGCTCAAATTGCCACCCAGGAAGCCGAACTCAAGCAGCTCCAACGCCAGCAGGCTGAACTTGAACAGTCCCAAGAGCAAATTGCCCAATCCATCGTCAATAGACAACAGCAACTGCAAACACTCCAGGCCGAGATTCAGCAGGTTGGGGAACAGCGACAAACCTTAGAAACAACAGAAATTCCCCGATTAACCCAAGCTCGTAATCAGGCCCAGGAAGCTCTGGATACCACACGACAGCAGGCTCAAGCCATTGCCCAATCCGCCGATGCTTGGATTGAGCAGCAGTCCCACCTGAATCAGCAAATTAAAACGGTGTTACAAGCTTTGGAACCCCAGCGGGCTGAACAAGCTCAACTGCAAGAGCGAGTTCAGCAGTTAGACCGCCAAAGCGATCTGCAGCAGCAATCGGTGGAGCAAATTGCTCAAGAAGTGACAGAGACCCAAACACAGCTAGAAGCAGCAGAAGCTGAGGTCTTGAAACGCCAAGAGCAGGTGCAAGATTGTGCCGGTGAGATCGCAGAAATCGATCACGACATCAATACCCAACAAGAAACCCAAAATCGGCTGCTGCGGGAACAACAAGAGAAGCAGCGTCAGCTTGATAAGCTAGAAGCCCAAGAACAGGCTCAGCAAGAAGTCCAGGGCACCCATGCCACCCATATTATTCGCAAGGCTAAGCTAGCAGGAGTCCACGGTTTAGTCGCTCAACTGGGGCAGGTCGATGCCCACTATCAGACTGCTTTAGAAATCGCAGCAGGGGGTCGCCTCGGCTGCTTAGTGGTTGATGATGATGCGGTTGCCTCAGCCGGAATTGAACTGTTAAAGCGAGAGCGGGGCGGGCGAGCCACCTTCTTACCCTTGAATAAAATGCGCCCTCCGAAGGGATTGCCGTCTTTAACCGCCTCGGGCGCTATCGATTTTGCCATTGAACTGATCGATTTTGACCCCATCTATGAGCCGATTTTTGCCTATGTATTTGGCAATACCGTCGTCTTCAAAACCCTGAGTGACGCCCGTCGCCATATCGGCAAATACCGAATGGTCACCTTAGATGGCGAACTGCTCGAACCGACGGGAGCCATGACTGGCGGGAGCCGCAACCGCCATAACACCCTCCATTTTGGGACCGGCGAAGCGGGAGAATCAGCGGCGATTATGGCCTTAAAGCAGCGCTTGTCGGAAATTGCCACCCTGCTCCAGCCCATAGAAAACAAAATTGAACAGACTCAAGCTAAGTTAGCCAGCAAACATCAAGAGCTGAGTGGCTTACGCCAACAGCATCGTGAAGCTCAACTCAAAACCGAGCAGTTGCAAAAAGAACTCAAGGTATTGGCGGATCGCCAAGCCCATCTGGAAAAACAGCGACAAACCTACGGCTCGGATCTCAAAGGTGCGCAGGATCGTCTCCAGACCCTACAAACCGATCTGCCCCAAAAAGAAACTGAATTAGAACAGCTGCGGGACGCTTTAGAAGAGCTGGAGCAGTCCCAAACCCATGGCGAATGGAAAACCCTGCAAAACCAGATTCAGGGCCAAGAATCCATAGTGGCTGGACGTGAACAGGCCCTGCGCGAGGTCCAACAACAAATTCAAGAGCTGACCAGCCAGCAAGAGCGTCTGCAAGAGAAACAAGAGCAGGCGGAAGTAACGTTGCAAACCCTGCAGACCCAAACCGAAACCCAGGCCACCCAAAAAGCCGAAAATCAGGACCAGCAGAAGCAAATTGAAGCCACCATCGCCACTTTGCGCACCGAGTTAGCCAAATTAGAAGAGCGCTTAGGGAGTGAGAAACAAGAACGCGATCGCGTCGAAAAACACTTGCAAGAACGCACCGCTGCCCATCAACAACTCCTCTGGCAAATTCAAAAAACCCAGGATAAACAGCAAGAGCACCAGGAACTGATTCAGCAGCTACAAACCCAGCTGCAAGCCAAAGCAGCAGAACTCCCCGATCCCTTACCTGAAATTCCCGAGGATCTGACCCTAGAGCAGCTACGCGAGGAATTGCAAAAGCTGCAAAAGCGCCTCCAGGCCATGGAGCCTGTGAATATGCTCGCCATCGAAGAGTATGAGAGGACTCAAGAGCGCCTGGTTGAGTTAACCGAAAAACTGACCACCCTGGAATCTGAGCGCACGGAACTTCTCCTGCGCATCGAGAACTTCCGCACCTTACGCTATCAATCCTTTCGCGAAGCCTACGATGCCATTGACGTCAATTTCCAGAGTATCTTCGCTGAACTCTCTGATGGGGATGGGCATTTACAGCTAGACAATCCCGAAGACCCCTTCCAGGGCGGCCTCAATCTCGTGGCCCACCCCAAAGGCAAGCCCGTCCAGCGCTTAGCCTCCATGTCCGGGGGCGAGAAATCTCTGACCGCTCTGAGCTTTATTTTTGCCCTGCAGCGCTATCGGCCGTCTCCCTTTTATGCCTTTGATGAAGTCGATATGTTTCTAGATGGGGCCAACGTAGAGCGCCTGTCCAAAATGATTCAAAAACAGGCCAAGCAAGCCCAGTTTATTGTGGTCAGCCTCCGTCGTCCCATGATTGAAGCCTCCGATCGCACCATTGGCGTCACCCAGGCTCGCGGCACCCATACTCAAGTCATTGGTATGCAGTTGCGCCCGACAGTGACCGAACCTGCTACCCCTGTAGAAGCCTCATAA
- a CDS encoding glycosyltransferase family 2 protein has product MVLLGIPSLVFCVECLVGAAAIQLREMDEEEVPLPLSLNILVPAHNEADKIRSTLDGLLGQVAEASQIIVIADNCSDQTATIARSCGVTVLEREDVRYRGKGYALDFAVKHMQETPPEVVVIVDADCQLRPGTIARLAQQVVEQQRPIQATYLMDVGAERGITDRISIFAIKVRNWVRSVGITQLGYPCVLAGSGMAFPWTILQQAPLAGSKCVDDMQLTIDLAIAGHTPTYITTGRVIGRLMQNQAAQSQRSRWEHGHLEVILTQVPHLLREAWQQKRLDLVMLALDLSVPPLSLLVLLWLLAFSLSGLFWGLGFVSWLPLMVLILLGTCLSLALGSAWFSVGRQDLPVSTLFSIPVYLLWKVPIYFKFFVQPQTRWLKTERDIEPEASKQ; this is encoded by the coding sequence GTGGTACTCCTTGGCATTCCCAGTCTTGTGTTCTGTGTTGAATGTCTAGTTGGGGCTGCAGCGATTCAGCTTCGGGAGATGGATGAGGAGGAGGTTCCGTTACCCCTCAGTCTCAATATTCTTGTGCCAGCTCATAATGAGGCGGACAAGATTCGGTCAACTCTGGATGGATTGTTAGGGCAAGTTGCAGAGGCCTCTCAGATTATAGTTATTGCGGATAATTGTTCAGATCAGACAGCGACGATTGCACGCTCTTGTGGAGTGACCGTGTTGGAGCGGGAGGATGTACGCTATCGAGGCAAAGGGTATGCCTTGGATTTTGCGGTGAAGCATATGCAAGAGACTCCCCCAGAGGTGGTAGTTATTGTTGATGCGGATTGTCAGTTGAGGCCAGGAACGATTGCTCGATTAGCTCAGCAAGTTGTGGAGCAACAACGCCCAATTCAGGCCACCTATCTGATGGATGTGGGGGCAGAACGTGGTATCACAGATCGCATCTCTATCTTTGCGATTAAAGTACGGAATTGGGTGCGGTCAGTGGGGATTACTCAGCTGGGCTATCCCTGTGTTTTAGCAGGGTCGGGGATGGCTTTTCCCTGGACTATTTTGCAGCAGGCCCCGTTGGCGGGCAGTAAGTGTGTGGATGATATGCAGCTGACGATCGATCTTGCGATCGCAGGTCATACTCCCACCTACATCACTACTGGCAGAGTCATCGGACGGTTGATGCAAAATCAGGCGGCTCAAAGTCAGCGATCTCGCTGGGAACATGGCCATCTAGAAGTGATTCTGACCCAGGTCCCTCACCTGCTAAGGGAAGCATGGCAACAAAAACGCCTGGATCTTGTAATGTTGGCTTTGGACTTATCGGTCCCGCCGTTATCCCTGCTAGTGTTGTTGTGGTTGCTCGCGTTCAGTCTATCTGGCCTGTTTTGGGGCCTAGGCTTCGTCTCGTGGCTTCCTCTCATGGTGTTGATCTTGTTGGGTACTTGTCTCAGTCTTGCCTTGGGTTCAGCCTGGTTCAGTGTTGGGCGACAAGATTTACCCGTCTCGACTCTCTTTTCTATTCCGGTCTATCTCTTGTGGAAAGTGCCAATTTACTTCAAGTTTTTTGTCCAGCCGCAAACGCGATGGCTGAAAACGGAACGAGATATTGAACCAGAAGCATCGAAGCAATAG
- a CDS encoding tyrosine-protein kinase domain-containing protein: MKSELDEQSLSLMQAYEQSEYTPLGSPENHQSAGKQGLNVRPLWRLIRRNILLIGGINILVAGLTIYLVLSRPLTYEGEFQLLVEPVTETGRLTDPSVLSRDGNIPNQEGLDYSTLIRVLRSPKVLAGILKQIESKYPVSYNELLKDMKVERIGQDEFEKTKLIRVSYESADRVKIIYVLEQLANGYLKYSLEDRKSRIGGGVAFIEQQLPELRQRVNSLEGQLQTLQQQERISDLDSEGVELAKQARELETQRLETQRNLRAQQKLYANLQKQLGLAPNQVIAASSLSEDPRYQELLNQLKQIETQLAQERARFTDANPVVQELRERQRNLQALLNQETRKLVSQSRAGSSGANTLPQFQNSIQRSLSQQMIDTLNEIQVLEIRNQASVQAAATVDAQLRRFPAVKRKYEQLSRQLEIDTTTLNQLLLKREALKVEAAQREIPWQIPTEPQLRTDDEGNLVLPEQSRTKKIALGVIGGFLLGLGAALLREKHRDAFFSIDDLTDQTRLPLLGSLPFNQAIEAIDKNPNGSEFGEASVANHQNQAFLQAAEALYTKIRFLPIEPPVRSLVISSVAARDGKTTVALYLAQSAARMGQRVLLVDANMAFPQLHTRLGVPNAEGLSDVIDRNLDPNELIQRVPYQKNLSLLTAGQTGSKANKSSASNQMKYLMEQLQSTFDLVIYDTPYLQGHADANFLSINADGLLMVVGIGKTQQSSLLKMLKDLQASRLPILGLVSNFSGEDASGGSHEEYVDDDYFDAEELEDEFDIFRVSPRQ; encoded by the coding sequence ATGAAATCTGAACTTGATGAACAATCCTTATCTTTGATGCAGGCTTATGAGCAGTCAGAGTATACGCCTTTAGGAAGTCCAGAGAATCATCAGTCTGCTGGTAAGCAAGGACTCAACGTTCGGCCTTTGTGGCGGTTGATTCGTCGCAATATATTGCTGATTGGTGGGATTAACATCTTAGTGGCTGGGTTGACGATTTATTTAGTTCTGAGTCGCCCCTTAACCTATGAAGGAGAGTTTCAGCTGTTAGTGGAGCCCGTGACAGAAACGGGTCGATTGACCGATCCGTCTGTTTTGTCTCGTGATGGCAATATTCCCAATCAAGAAGGGCTAGACTACTCAACGCTCATTCGAGTGCTCAGGAGTCCTAAAGTCTTGGCGGGGATTTTGAAGCAAATTGAATCGAAATATCCAGTCAGCTACAACGAATTGCTGAAAGATATGAAGGTTGAGCGCATCGGTCAGGACGAGTTTGAGAAAACCAAGCTGATTCGAGTTAGTTATGAATCAGCCGATCGCGTCAAAATTATCTATGTGCTGGAACAATTGGCCAACGGCTACCTCAAATACAGTCTTGAAGATCGTAAAAGCCGGATTGGAGGTGGGGTGGCTTTTATTGAGCAACAACTGCCAGAACTGAGGCAGCGGGTCAATAGTTTGGAAGGGCAGTTGCAAACCCTCCAACAGCAAGAGCGCATCAGCGATTTGGATAGTGAAGGGGTTGAATTAGCAAAGCAGGCGAGGGAACTCGAAACTCAGCGGTTAGAAACCCAACGGAATTTACGAGCCCAGCAAAAACTATATGCCAATTTGCAGAAACAGCTAGGGCTAGCACCCAATCAAGTGATTGCTGCATCGTCTCTTAGTGAAGATCCGCGTTATCAAGAGCTACTGAATCAGTTGAAGCAAATTGAGACTCAGTTGGCGCAAGAAAGAGCCCGTTTTACGGATGCCAACCCGGTGGTTCAAGAATTACGAGAACGCCAAAGAAATCTGCAGGCTTTATTGAACCAGGAGACGCGTAAGCTGGTTAGCCAAAGTCGCGCTGGCTCCTCTGGTGCGAACACTTTACCTCAGTTTCAAAATTCTATTCAACGCTCGTTAAGTCAGCAAATGATCGACACGTTGAATGAAATTCAAGTCTTAGAAATACGCAATCAGGCATCGGTTCAAGCGGCAGCTACGGTGGATGCTCAACTGCGCCGATTCCCTGCCGTAAAGCGAAAGTACGAGCAACTGAGTCGTCAGCTAGAAATTGATACCACTACCCTCAATCAGCTGTTATTAAAACGAGAAGCTTTAAAGGTTGAAGCGGCACAAAGAGAAATCCCTTGGCAAATTCCGACGGAACCACAGCTCAGAACCGACGATGAAGGTAACTTGGTTTTACCGGAGCAGAGCCGGACCAAAAAAATTGCCTTGGGTGTGATTGGTGGCTTTTTGCTAGGGTTAGGGGCTGCACTCTTGCGAGAGAAACACCGAGATGCCTTTTTTAGTATTGATGATTTAACGGATCAAACTCGGCTGCCCTTATTGGGGAGTCTACCGTTCAATCAAGCCATTGAAGCCATTGATAAGAACCCCAATGGTAGCGAGTTTGGGGAAGCCTCTGTGGCGAATCATCAAAACCAGGCCTTTTTGCAAGCAGCAGAGGCCCTGTATACCAAGATTCGGTTTTTGCCGATCGAACCCCCTGTAAGGTCCTTGGTGATCAGCTCTGTGGCGGCTCGGGATGGAAAAACCACCGTGGCTCTCTATCTGGCCCAGTCTGCTGCCCGCATGGGACAACGCGTATTGCTAGTAGATGCCAATATGGCGTTTCCACAACTCCATACCCGCTTAGGTGTGCCCAACGCAGAGGGATTGAGTGATGTGATAGACCGCAACCTGGATCCGAATGAGTTGATTCAACGGGTGCCCTATCAGAAGAATCTGTCGTTGCTGACTGCGGGACAAACGGGGTCAAAGGCTAATAAGTCTTCGGCCTCTAATCAAATGAAGTATTTAATGGAACAACTCCAGAGTACGTTTGATTTAGTCATTTATGACACGCCCTATCTTCAGGGGCATGCCGATGCTAATTTCTTGTCGATCAATGCGGATGGTTTGCTGATGGTGGTCGGGATTGGTAAAACGCAGCAATCGAGCCTGCTCAAAATGTTGAAAGATCTACAGGCTTCGCGATTGCCAATTCTGGGGTTGGTGTCTAATTTTTCTGGAGAAGATGCGAGTGGTGGCTCCCATGAAGAATATGTTGATGATGACTATTTTGATGCGGAAGAACTGGAAGATGAGTTTGATATTTTTCGAGTCAGTCCTCGGCAGTAA